A part of Oncorhynchus clarkii lewisi isolate Uvic-CL-2024 chromosome 17, UVic_Ocla_1.0, whole genome shotgun sequence genomic DNA contains:
- the LOC139369394 gene encoding transmembrane protein 215-like, with protein sequence MRVDDMNPRTGMVVAISSPLLFFGFMFTMSGIKGETLGGIHLIAIGPAICLPGVVAIILANRTNGCTKFPTRRQCLNCLCRKCRRRKQMPRTKESSRVARDSEEPDGDKRTETGYRSGAGADSVSITITTVKESGHLINKVNHNHDEVRRYPASALMAMAGAPNYSIYDSKSYSMDSHCGAYSSKVHRVPQQQRNSFVVYYEGDFSPYGPGHCYTKLRDFMWGIETVV encoded by the coding sequence ATGAGGGTCGACGACATGAACCCCCGCACAGGGATGGTGGTGGCCATCAGCAGCCCCTTACTGTTCTTTGGCTTCATGTTCACCATGTCGGGCATAAAGGGAGAGACCCTGGGCGGGATCCATCTCATCGCCATTGGACCTGCCATCTGCCTCCCAGGGGTGGTGGCTATCATTCTGGCTAACAGAACCAACGGCTGCACCAAGTTCCCCACCCGGCGCCAATGTCTCAACTGCCTCTGTCGCAAGTGTAGGAGGAGGAAGCAGATGCCTAGAACCAAAGAGTCTTCCAGGGTGGCCAGAGACTCAGAGGAGCCTGATGGGGACAAGAGGACTGAGACTGGGTATAGATCTGGGGCTGGAGCAGACTCTGTATCCATTACCATTACAACAGTGAAGGAGTCTGGTCATCTGATCAATAAAGTGAACCACAACCATGATGAGGTGCGACGCTACCCAGCTAGTGCCTTGATGGCCATGGCAGGTGCCCCTAACTACAGTATCTATGATAGTAAGTCCTACTCTATGGACAGTCACTGTGGGGCCTATAGTAGTAAGGTGCATCGTGTGCCTCAGCAGCAGCGGAACAGTTTTGTGGTGTACTACGAGGGAGACTTCTCTCCGTACGGACCCGGTCACTGCTACACCAAACTCAGAGATTTTATGTGGGGCATAGAGACTGTGGTCTAA
- the LOC139369711 gene encoding NADH dehydrogenase [ubiquinone] 1 beta subcomplex subunit 6-like, translating to MTGYTADEKLRVEQISNLRRKWLKDQELSPREPVLPKTAPGPVAKFWAGFLEPKTLWRLYTYKVYTGGVFALTRLLIPAWVVHYYVKYHVAKKPYGIVELKPRLFPGDTILETGEVVPDLPESHGHH from the exons ATGACTGGTTACACAGCAGACGAAAAGCTCCGCGTAGAGCAGATTTCAAACCTCAGGAGGAAATGGCTGAAGGACCAAGAGCTCAGTCCCAGAGAGCCCGTGCTGCCAAAGACAGCCCCCGGGCCGGTGGCAAAATTCTGGGCTGGCTTTCTGGAACCGAAGACCCTGTGGAGACTTTAC ACCTACAAAGTCTACACTGGTGGAGTGTTCGCCTTGACCCGGTTGCTGATCCCTGCCTGGGTTGTGCATTATTATGTGAAGTATCATGTTGCT AAAAAGCCCTATGGCATCGTGGAGCTGAAGCCCAGACTGTTCCCT GGCGACACCATCTTGGAGACGGGAGAGGTTGTTCCAGACCTCCCAGAGAGCCATGGTCACCACTGA